A part of Paenibacillus donghaensis genomic DNA contains:
- a CDS encoding Fic family protein — protein MNYPELLRKKALYERAKNTLPEITVKSYVQAFELEYTHNSTAIEGNTLTLLETKVVLEEGLSVGGKKLREIYEVINHNKAYQHVKASIAQDQPLDEGIIKDIHAILTENIMVGGIYRNIEVYISGAAHTPPVPNEMYRQVKNFYADLAEKDAANVIELAAWTHAEFVRIHPFADGNGRTSRLIMNYQLLAHGFLPISIAKEARLDYFNALEAYAVQGDLAPFADMIASLEEQQFDRYLGMIERQKQRQQQLE, from the coding sequence ATGAACTACCCTGAATTATTGCGCAAAAAAGCCTTATACGAGCGAGCCAAAAACACACTCCCGGAAATTACCGTCAAAAGCTATGTGCAGGCATTCGAATTGGAATATACGCATAACTCGACTGCTATTGAAGGCAATACGTTAACCCTGCTGGAAACCAAGGTGGTCCTGGAGGAAGGGCTGTCCGTGGGCGGCAAGAAGCTGCGGGAAATTTACGAAGTCATTAATCATAACAAAGCTTACCAGCATGTAAAAGCCAGCATTGCCCAGGACCAACCCTTAGATGAAGGTATTATCAAAGATATCCACGCTATACTAACTGAGAATATAATGGTGGGCGGCATCTACCGGAATATAGAGGTCTATATTTCAGGAGCGGCGCATACACCGCCAGTACCCAATGAAATGTACCGCCAGGTCAAGAACTTCTATGCCGATTTGGCTGAAAAAGATGCTGCAAACGTCATCGAGCTTGCGGCATGGACACATGCGGAGTTTGTCCGCATCCATCCGTTTGCTGACGGGAACGGCAGAACCTCGCGGCTAATTATGAACTATCAGCTGCTGGCCCACGGTTTTCTTCCAATTTCCATTGCCAAGGAAGCCCGGCTGGATTACTTCAATGCGCTGGAAGCCTACGCCGTGCAGGGAGACTTGGCGCCCTTTGCCGATATGATTGCCTCGCTGGAGGAGCAGCAATTTGACCGCTATCTGGGGATGATTGAACGGCAGAAGCAGAGGCAACAGCAACTGGAGTGA